Proteins encoded together in one Chryseobacterium sp. G0201 window:
- the ffh gene encoding signal recognition particle protein gives MFNSLQDKLDKALQNISGRGKITEINVAETVKEIRRALVDADVNYKVAKDLTKRVQDKALGQNVLTSLTPGQLMTKIVHDELVELMGGSQEGINLSGKPSVILIAGLQGSGKTTFSGKLANFLKTKKNKKPLLVACDVYRPAAIEQLKVLGGQIGVPVFTEEGSTNPSTIAENAIAFAKSNGHDVVIVDTAGRLAIDEQMMNEIKSVHYFIKPNETLFVVDAMTGQDAVNTAKAFNDALNFDGVVLTKLDGDTRGGAALTIRSVVEKPIKFISTGEKMEALDLFYPERMADRILGMGDVVSLVERAQEQFDEEEAKKLHKKIAKNEFGFDDFLKQINQIKKMGNMKDLMGMIPGVGKAIKDVEISDDAFKHIEAIIYSMTPDERRRPSIINTQRKQRIARGAGRKIEDVNQLMKQFDQMGKMMKMMQGPQGKQMMQMMSKMPNMPGMGGMGK, from the coding sequence ATGTTTAATAGTTTACAGGATAAATTAGACAAGGCGCTTCAAAATATTTCCGGACGTGGAAAGATTACAGAAATCAATGTTGCGGAAACCGTAAAAGAGATTCGTAGAGCATTGGTAGATGCCGATGTTAATTATAAAGTTGCAAAAGATCTTACGAAAAGAGTTCAGGATAAAGCGTTGGGACAGAACGTTCTTACATCGCTTACTCCGGGGCAATTGATGACGAAAATCGTTCATGACGAGCTGGTAGAATTAATGGGAGGTTCTCAGGAAGGAATCAATCTTTCAGGAAAGCCATCTGTTATTCTTATTGCAGGTCTTCAAGGTTCCGGGAAAACAACTTTCTCCGGGAAATTAGCGAATTTTCTAAAAACGAAAAAAAATAAAAAACCTTTATTGGTTGCGTGTGACGTTTATCGTCCTGCTGCAATTGAGCAGTTGAAAGTTTTAGGTGGACAAATTGGTGTTCCAGTTTTCACTGAAGAAGGTTCTACAAACCCATCTACGATCGCTGAAAATGCAATTGCTTTTGCAAAATCAAACGGTCACGATGTCGTAATCGTGGATACTGCAGGTCGTCTGGCGATTGATGAGCAGATGATGAACGAAATTAAATCAGTTCATTATTTCATCAAACCTAATGAAACTCTATTTGTAGTTGACGCAATGACTGGTCAGGATGCTGTAAATACGGCTAAAGCGTTCAACGATGCTTTAAATTTTGACGGAGTTGTTTTAACCAAATTAGATGGTGATACACGAGGTGGTGCTGCATTAACCATTCGTTCGGTTGTAGAAAAACCAATCAAATTTATCTCTACTGGTGAGAAAATGGAAGCTTTGGATCTTTTCTACCCGGAAAGGATGGCCGACAGGATCTTAGGAATGGGAGACGTTGTTTCCTTAGTAGAAAGAGCTCAGGAGCAGTTTGATGAGGAAGAAGCTAAAAAACTTCACAAAAAAATCGCTAAAAACGAGTTTGGTTTTGATGATTTCTTAAAGCAAATCAATCAGATCAAAAAAATGGGTAATATGAAAGACTTAATGGGAATGATCCCTGGAGTTGGAAAAGCCATTAAAGATGTTGAGATCAGCGATGATGCCTTCAAACATATTGAAGCAATAATTTATTCTATGACTCCGGATGAGAGAAGAAGACCTTCTATCATCAACACTCAGAGAAAGCAGAGAATTGCAAGAGGTGCAGGTAGAAAAATTGAAGATGTAAACCAATTGATGAAGCAATTTGATCAAATGGGTAAAATGATGAAGATGATGCAAGGCCCTCAAGGTAAGCAAATGATGCAGATGATGAGCAAGATGCCAAACATGCCGGGAATGGGCGGAATGGGAAAATAA
- a CDS encoding porin family protein, which yields MKKLLLVAAIAVLGANVNAQEFRFGPKAGFAMSTIKVDEKQDDLEKRKMDPKYTFYIGGMAEYKINDNFGFQAEVLYSPLGAKEKIDGVNAGGIYFGEQTEVNLGTLLVPISAKYFITENLSVAGGVNFGIILTAKQKTVIGSDLISIDIEDEDGSGEIDIKKDIKKLNLAPFVGVEYMLENGLFFDARYSLGVSNLSNDNSGGKITNSFAQVGVGFKFGNN from the coding sequence ATGAAAAAACTTTTACTCGTTGCAGCAATAGCTGTACTAGGTGCAAATGTAAACGCTCAGGAATTTAGATTCGGACCTAAAGCAGGTTTTGCAATGTCAACAATCAAAGTTGATGAAAAGCAAGACGATTTAGAGAAAAGAAAAATGGATCCTAAATATACTTTCTACATTGGAGGTATGGCAGAATACAAAATCAATGATAATTTCGGTTTTCAGGCAGAAGTTCTTTACTCTCCACTTGGAGCAAAAGAAAAAATTGATGGAGTAAATGCAGGAGGAATTTATTTTGGTGAGCAAACTGAAGTTAATTTGGGAACACTTTTGGTGCCGATTTCTGCTAAATATTTTATTACAGAAAATTTGTCTGTTGCTGGTGGTGTTAACTTTGGAATTATTCTTACAGCGAAGCAAAAAACTGTAATAGGTTCAGATCTTATTAGCATAGATATAGAAGATGAAGATGGTTCAGGTGAAATCGATATTAAAAAAGATATCAAAAAATTGAACCTTGCTCCATTCGTAGGTGTAGAATATATGCTTGAAAACGGACTTTTCTTTGATGCGAGATATAGCTTAGGTGTATCTAACCTTTCTAACGATAACAGTGGTGGTAAAATCACTAATAGCTTCGCACAAGTAGGTGTAGGGTTCAAATTCGGGAATAACTAA
- a CDS encoding F0F1 ATP synthase subunit B, translating into MELIHQFSSGLFIIQSVIFLALLFLLGKFAWKPILKSINDRETSIVDALNQAKLARTEMETLKEDNERIIREAKIERDAILKEAREIKDRIVGEAKDAAKTEGDKLIEAAKQTINAEKNAAMADIKSQIGTLSVNIAESILKQKLDNSEAQNELVQNYLNKSNLN; encoded by the coding sequence ATGGAATTAATTCATCAGTTTTCATCAGGATTATTTATTATCCAGTCTGTTATTTTTCTAGCACTATTATTTTTGTTAGGTAAATTCGCTTGGAAACCTATTTTAAAATCTATTAATGATAGAGAAACTTCTATTGTTGACGCTTTGAATCAAGCTAAATTAGCTAGAACTGAAATGGAAACATTAAAAGAAGACAACGAAAGAATCATTCGTGAAGCTAAAATCGAAAGAGATGCTATCCTTAAAGAAGCTAGAGAGATTAAAGATAGAATCGTAGGTGAAGCTAAAGATGCTGCTAAAACTGAAGGAGATAAATTGATCGAAGCTGCTAAGCAGACTATCAATGCTGAGAAAAATGCTGCAATGGCAGACATCAAATCTCAAATTGGTACTTTATCTGTAAACATTGCTGAATCTATCTTGAAGCAAAAATTAGACAACAGCGAAGCTCAAAACGAGTTGGTTCAAAATTATTTAAACAAATCTAATCTTAACTAA
- the atpE gene encoding ATP synthase F0 subunit C encodes MEIPKIVGAGIVVLGVGIGLGKIGAAALEAIARQPEQSGKIQTAMLIAAALVEGVAFAALFAVN; translated from the coding sequence ATGGAAATCCCTAAAATTGTAGGTGCTGGTATCGTAGTACTAGGTGTAGGTATTGGTCTTGGTAAAATCGGAGCTGCTGCTCTTGAAGCTATCGCTAGACAACCTGAGCAATCTGGAAAAATCCAAACAGCTATGCTTATCGCTGCTGCACTTGTTGAAGGTGTTGCGTTTGCTGCTCTATTCGCAGTAAACTAA
- a CDS encoding S-adenosyl-l-methionine hydroxide adenosyltransferase family protein → MSIITLTSDFGNLDYRVSAVKGKILSLNSKVTIVDITHDIQAFNLIQTSYIVRNAHKYFPKGSIHILAVDSFFHKSRKNILYKANGSYFLAADNGLLSLVFFDIKPEAIYEITLNNRFDDVVNFTSTDVFVPAAVHLANGGLPEVIGRKIDTVKELFFPKPVYNEPERMIIGEVTYIDNFGNIISNINKEIFESTGKGYENFTIKFRNLTLSKIFQSHTEVVSDWERETEYHGQSAAIFNDSQLLELTIYKGSKKNGAKSLFGLNVGENIYIQFF, encoded by the coding sequence ATGTCAATTATTACGCTTACTTCGGATTTCGGAAATTTAGATTACAGGGTTTCGGCTGTCAAAGGCAAGATTCTGTCTCTGAATTCGAAGGTTACTATTGTTGATATTACCCATGATATCCAGGCATTCAATCTTATACAAACTTCCTATATCGTTAGAAATGCTCATAAATACTTCCCAAAAGGCAGTATTCATATTTTGGCGGTAGACAGTTTCTTTCATAAATCAAGAAAAAATATTTTATATAAAGCGAACGGCTCCTATTTTCTGGCAGCAGATAACGGACTTTTAAGTTTAGTATTTTTTGATATTAAACCTGAAGCCATATACGAAATCACCCTGAACAATAGATTTGATGATGTGGTTAATTTCACATCAACCGATGTTTTTGTTCCTGCTGCCGTACATTTAGCGAATGGAGGTCTTCCGGAAGTTATCGGCAGAAAAATAGATACGGTAAAAGAACTATTCTTCCCGAAACCGGTTTATAATGAACCGGAAAGAATGATTATCGGTGAGGTAACCTACATTGATAATTTCGGAAATATAATTTCAAATATCAACAAAGAAATTTTTGAAAGTACAGGCAAAGGGTATGAAAATTTCACTATAAAATTCAGAAACTTAACGCTTTCAAAGATATTTCAAAGCCATACAGAAGTAGTTTCCGACTGGGAAAGAGAGACGGAGTACCATGGACAGTCGGCTGCGATTTTCAATGACAGTCAGCTTTTAGAACTTACAATCTATAAAGGGAGCAAAAAAAACGGGGCAAAATCTTTGTTTGGATTAAATGTAGGCGAGAATATTTACATTCAATTTTTCTAA
- a CDS encoding outer membrane beta-barrel protein: MKKLLVAGAVALFGLSNAQIAKGTAYISGQVGYSQEENNNNDRKVESFKVIPTAGYFVGTNLAVGLGVGYKNDKTTTTTTLVSPVGTAVSENKDTTSAFVVAPFVRKYWTIADKLYIFGQLEVPMEFGQVKEEGVTTTTVGSTVSTNSVSNKANYTSIGVNIKPGLDYFLNKNWSIEATFGEFGYNTSKFDVDGAKSVNNYKFGLNLSAVTFGVKYVFAK; this comes from the coding sequence ATGAAAAAATTATTAGTAGCGGGTGCTGTTGCACTTTTCGGTTTATCTAATGCACAGATTGCAAAAGGAACTGCATATATTTCAGGACAAGTAGGTTATTCTCAAGAAGAAAACAACAATAACGACAGAAAAGTAGAAAGCTTCAAAGTTATTCCTACTGCAGGATATTTCGTTGGAACTAACCTAGCTGTTGGTTTAGGAGTTGGTTATAAGAATGATAAAACTACTACAACTACAACTTTAGTATCTCCTGTTGGAACTGCTGTATCAGAAAATAAAGATACTACATCTGCATTCGTTGTTGCTCCTTTCGTAAGAAAATACTGGACTATTGCTGACAAATTATATATCTTCGGTCAACTTGAAGTTCCTATGGAATTCGGTCAAGTAAAAGAAGAAGGTGTTACAACTACAACTGTAGGAAGTACTGTGAGCACAAATTCTGTTTCCAACAAAGCAAACTATACTTCAATCGGAGTGAACATTAAGCCAGGTTTGGATTATTTCTTGAACAAAAACTGGTCTATCGAAGCTACTTTCGGAGAATTTGGATACAACACTTCTAAATTTGACGTTGATGGAGCTAAGAGTGTAAACAACTATAAATTCGGATTGAATTTATCAGCTGTAACTTTTGGAGTTAAATATGTTTTCGCTAAATAA
- a CDS encoding dihydrolipoamide acetyltransferase family protein — translation MAEYKLLLPSMGEGVMEATIITWLFNEGDSVKEDDSVVEIATDKVDSDVPTPVSGKIVKILKQKDEVAKVGEAIAILEIEGEGGNTASEEVKTETPTSAPDAETLKTIEGALNPTATSHVEFSGDLYLSPLVKSIAQQENISETELKTIKGSGLEGRITKEDILAHVANRGNQPQTTQAVSAPVVSTPKPVATTTVATPISVAAGDEIIPMDRMRKIIAENMVKAKHIAPHVTSFIETDVTNVVKWRNKHKDIFEKREGEKLTFMPIFVKAIVKAIQDYPMINVSINGENIIKKKNINIGMATALPDGNLIVPVIKNADQLSLSGLAKAINDLAYRARNKKLRPEDTQGATYTISNVGSFGNLMGTPIIPQPQVAILAIGAIVKKPAVLETKDGDVIAIRQLMFMSHSYDHRVVDGSLGGMFLKHVHDYLQNWDMNTEV, via the coding sequence ATGGCAGAATACAAATTATTGCTTCCTTCCATGGGAGAAGGTGTTATGGAAGCGACAATTATCACTTGGTTATTCAATGAAGGTGATAGTGTAAAAGAGGATGATTCCGTAGTAGAAATTGCAACAGATAAGGTAGATTCAGACGTTCCGACACCAGTTTCGGGGAAAATTGTGAAAATCTTAAAGCAAAAAGACGAAGTTGCCAAAGTTGGTGAAGCCATTGCTATTTTAGAAATTGAAGGAGAAGGCGGAAATACAGCGTCAGAAGAAGTGAAAACGGAAACTCCAACTTCAGCTCCAGATGCTGAAACATTAAAAACAATTGAAGGCGCTTTAAACCCTACAGCTACTTCACACGTAGAATTTTCGGGAGATCTTTATTTGTCACCTCTTGTAAAATCTATCGCTCAACAAGAAAATATTTCTGAAACTGAACTTAAAACCATCAAAGGAAGCGGTTTAGAGGGAAGAATTACGAAAGAAGATATTTTAGCTCATGTAGCTAACAGAGGGAATCAACCTCAAACAACTCAAGCGGTTTCTGCTCCGGTTGTATCAACTCCAAAACCAGTAGCAACAACTACAGTTGCAACGCCAATTTCAGTAGCAGCAGGTGACGAGATCATTCCAATGGACAGAATGAGAAAAATCATCGCCGAGAACATGGTTAAGGCAAAACATATTGCGCCACACGTTACTTCTTTCATCGAAACAGACGTTACGAACGTTGTAAAATGGAGAAATAAACATAAAGACATTTTCGAAAAGCGTGAAGGTGAAAAATTAACTTTCATGCCGATTTTCGTGAAAGCAATTGTAAAAGCGATTCAGGATTATCCGATGATCAACGTTTCTATTAATGGTGAAAATATCATCAAGAAGAAAAACATCAATATCGGTATGGCAACTGCTCTTCCAGACGGAAATCTTATTGTTCCTGTTATCAAAAATGCAGATCAATTATCTCTTTCAGGTTTAGCAAAAGCGATCAATGACTTGGCTTATAGAGCAAGAAACAAGAAACTTAGACCTGAGGACACTCAAGGTGCAACATACACTATTTCTAACGTAGGAAGCTTTGGAAACTTAATGGGAACTCCTATTATTCCTCAGCCTCAGGTAGCTATTTTGGCAATCGGAGCGATTGTTAAGAAACCTGCAGTTCTTGAAACTAAAGATGGTGATGTAATTGCCATCCGTCAGTTAATGTTTATGTCTCACTCTTATGACCACAGAGTTGTAGACGGTTCTCTTGGAGGTATGTTCCTGAAACATGTTCACGATTATCTTCAGAACTGGGATATGAACACGGAAGTATAA
- a CDS encoding PhoH family protein: MFELTYDLEDIDSKIFYGVNNQYFNLIKSSFPTLKITGRDHYIFAMGNQETLDIFRLKLDDIVKFISKNNSIELKDVENVLKIKNESEKQLIFDQDIIVKGVNGKIIKAKTANLKKLVRETEKKDMVFAIGPAGTGKTYTSVALAARALRDKEVKRIVLTRPAVEAGESLGFLPGDLKEKLDPYLQPLYDALRDMIPHEKLEGFMEKKVIEVAPLAFMRGRTLDDAFVILDEAQNTTHAQMKMFLTRMGMNAKFIITGDPTQIDLPPKQNSGLKEAMRILKDVKEIGFVHLTEEDVVRHPVVKKIILAYNEEDKRSKD; the protein is encoded by the coding sequence ATGTTTGAATTAACGTATGATTTGGAAGATATTGATTCAAAAATCTTCTATGGAGTTAATAACCAATATTTCAATTTAATAAAATCCAGCTTTCCGACACTAAAAATTACGGGAAGAGATCATTATATTTTTGCAATGGGAAATCAGGAAACTCTGGACATTTTCAGACTTAAACTGGATGATATTGTAAAATTTATTTCTAAAAATAATTCTATCGAACTGAAAGACGTTGAAAATGTTCTTAAAATAAAAAATGAGAGCGAAAAACAATTAATTTTTGATCAGGATATCATTGTAAAAGGAGTAAATGGTAAAATAATTAAAGCCAAAACGGCTAATCTTAAAAAATTAGTAAGAGAAACAGAGAAAAAAGACATGGTTTTTGCCATCGGTCCTGCAGGAACGGGTAAAACATATACGAGTGTAGCTTTAGCGGCAAGAGCATTAAGAGATAAAGAAGTAAAAAGAATTGTTCTAACGAGACCGGCTGTGGAAGCAGGGGAGAGCTTAGGCTTTTTACCGGGAGATCTTAAAGAGAAGCTGGATCCGTACTTGCAGCCTTTATACGACGCGCTTCGTGATATGATTCCTCATGAAAAACTAGAAGGTTTTATGGAGAAAAAAGTCATTGAAGTTGCTCCATTGGCTTTTATGAGAGGGAGAACGCTTGATGATGCCTTTGTTATTTTGGATGAAGCTCAAAATACAACTCATGCTCAGATGAAAATGTTTTTAACCAGAATGGGGATGAATGCGAAATTCATTATCACAGGAGATCCAACTCAAATTGATCTACCTCCAAAACAGAATTCAGGATTAAAAGAAGCGATGAGAATCTTAAAAGACGTAAAAGAAATTGGTTTTGTACATCTTACAGAAGAAGATGTTGTGAGACACCCTGTCGTGAAAAAAATCATTCTTGCCTACAACGAAGAAGATAAAAGGTCGAAAGATTAA
- a CDS encoding outer membrane beta-barrel protein, protein MKKLLLAGAVALFGLSNAQMTKGDWVISGNTGLGFNSINTNTKVNGTKYDETKVSSFSVTPSVGYFVINGLAVGIDLGFNSTTTKQDQDKVTISSFSVMPTATYYFQTGSKFIPFLGVGIGYSTNKIKYNINGGVVDPLLFQTETTTDGLAWKAKGGVTYMATQSLGINLGVGFDQFYNKETYSGIDYKTTRSTFGVNVGFSYFIKSKAQKSDK, encoded by the coding sequence ATGAAAAAATTATTATTAGCTGGTGCAGTTGCACTTTTTGGCTTATCTAATGCTCAAATGACTAAAGGTGACTGGGTAATCAGTGGAAATACAGGATTAGGATTCAACAGTATTAATACTAATACAAAGGTAAACGGAACGAAATACGACGAAACTAAAGTGAGTTCATTTTCTGTTACTCCTTCTGTTGGATATTTTGTTATTAACGGTTTAGCTGTAGGTATCGATTTAGGTTTCAATAGCACTACAACAAAGCAAGATCAAGATAAAGTAACTATTTCTTCGTTTTCAGTAATGCCTACTGCAACTTACTACTTTCAGACTGGTAGCAAGTTTATCCCATTCTTAGGAGTTGGTATTGGATATTCAACAAACAAAATAAAATATAATATTAATGGTGGAGTTGTTGATCCTTTACTTTTCCAAACAGAAACAACGACAGATGGTTTAGCTTGGAAAGCAAAAGGAGGTGTTACGTATATGGCAACTCAGTCTTTAGGTATTAACTTAGGAGTTGGTTTTGATCAATTTTATAACAAGGAAACTTATTCAGGAATTGATTATAAAACAACAAGAAGTACTTTCGGAGTGAACGTAGGTTTCTCTTACTTCATCAAATCTAAAGCTCAAAAATCTGATAAATAA
- the atpB gene encoding F0F1 ATP synthase subunit A, giving the protein MLKKFAVLFYSIFVLSLVSAQHGETSTASVAAPTQELSEKDKVSKENKEYIDHHLLDAHDFTLMVDKDGHHIGFPLPVIFYDNGFHSFMSNSKEGFIHGETTEVDGSYYKLHHEKIFKTDATGNLILGEDGFPTNERPLDLSITKSVLILIVVSIFLLVLFGGMAKSYKKSVVPTGAARFFEPLIIFVRDEVAIPNIGHKYKRFMGYLLTVFFFILFLNVLGLMPFGINVTGNITMTFFLAILTYLITTFSANKDYWKHIFWMPGVPVPMKLIMLPIELLGTITKPFALMIRLFANMTAGHIVVMSLIGLIYVFKNVAAGIAFPFLTLVIYLLEVLVAFLQAYIFTMLSALFIGMAVQEHEHEHHAAH; this is encoded by the coding sequence ATGTTAAAGAAATTTGCAGTTTTATTCTACAGTATTTTTGTATTAAGTCTAGTGTCTGCACAACATGGCGAGACTTCTACTGCTTCTGTAGCTGCTCCAACTCAAGAGTTGTCAGAAAAAGACAAAGTAAGTAAAGAAAACAAAGAGTATATCGATCATCACTTGTTGGATGCTCACGATTTTACATTGATGGTTGACAAAGATGGTCACCACATTGGTTTTCCTCTTCCTGTTATTTTTTATGATAACGGTTTTCACTCTTTCATGAGTAACAGTAAAGAAGGTTTCATTCATGGTGAAACAACTGAAGTAGATGGTTCTTATTATAAATTGCACCACGAAAAGATTTTCAAAACTGACGCAACTGGTAATTTAATACTTGGTGAAGATGGTTTTCCTACGAATGAAAGACCTTTAGATTTATCAATTACAAAGAGTGTTCTTATCCTTATAGTAGTATCAATCTTTTTATTGGTTTTATTTGGAGGAATGGCTAAATCTTATAAAAAGTCAGTTGTTCCTACAGGTGCTGCTAGATTCTTTGAGCCTTTGATTATCTTCGTTAGAGATGAAGTTGCTATTCCAAACATCGGACACAAGTATAAAAGATTCATGGGTTATTTATTAACAGTATTCTTCTTTATACTTTTCTTAAACGTATTAGGATTAATGCCTTTCGGAATCAATGTTACAGGTAATATTACAATGACATTCTTCTTGGCTATCCTTACTTATTTGATTACTACATTTTCTGCAAATAAAGATTATTGGAAACATATCTTCTGGATGCCGGGAGTTCCTGTACCAATGAAATTGATCATGTTACCAATTGAATTATTAGGAACAATCACTAAACCATTCGCATTGATGATTCGTCTTTTTGCAAACATGACTGCAGGACACATCGTAGTAATGAGTTTGATCGGATTGATCTACGTATTTAAAAATGTTGCAGCTGGAATCGCATTCCCGTTCTTAACATTAGTAATTTATTTATTGGAAGTATTAGTAGCATTCTTACAGGCTTATATCTTTACAATGTTATCAGCTTTGTTCATCGGAATGGCAGTTCAAGAGCATGAGCATGAACATCATGCAGCTCACTAA